In bacterium (Candidatus Blackallbacteria) CG13_big_fil_rev_8_21_14_2_50_49_14, the following are encoded in one genomic region:
- the secD gene encoding protein translocase subunit SecD → MANRDKFMLLFLIILIGVASWIIATKPIKQGLDIQGGIHLVVEAKDVKEKIVDNKVVESAVKVNPEVMLAAIAVVRQRVDGLGVAEPMIQLKGERQIIVELPGIKDPQDAVKLIGETAKLDFRRQDPKDPSKWVETGVYGKMLKDARANLRGASDWIIEFEFNKEGAQKFGDLTTELVGQPLGIFLDNKLVSSPRVNSPITGGSGLIEGGFTAEDAKKLAIQLKAGQLPVPLEMVENRTVGPTLGQEAVEKSFFAGMAGLFVVVIFMIWFYRIPGAVADIALVFYSLLNLAIFKLIPVTLTVPGIAGFILSIGMAVDANILIFERTKEELRMGKSIFNAVESGFQRAFSSIFDSNTTTLISCAVLYYFGTGLIRGFAVTLAIGVIISMFTAITVSRTLMRIVVRFKKMRNPLLYGVKPMRKQQTGA, encoded by the coding sequence ATGGCAAATCGTGACAAATTCATGCTTCTTTTCCTGATTATCCTGATTGGCGTGGCCTCTTGGATTATTGCCACAAAACCCATCAAACAGGGTTTGGATATTCAGGGCGGCATTCATCTGGTGGTTGAAGCCAAGGATGTCAAAGAAAAAATTGTAGACAATAAGGTGGTTGAATCTGCCGTCAAAGTCAATCCTGAAGTGATGTTGGCGGCAATTGCCGTTGTGCGCCAGCGTGTCGATGGATTGGGGGTTGCTGAACCCATGATTCAGCTCAAAGGGGAGCGTCAGATCATTGTTGAGCTCCCAGGTATTAAAGATCCGCAGGATGCGGTCAAGTTGATTGGTGAAACCGCAAAATTGGATTTCCGTCGCCAAGACCCCAAAGACCCCAGCAAATGGGTGGAGACAGGGGTTTACGGCAAGATGCTCAAAGATGCCCGTGCCAATCTGCGTGGGGCCAGTGACTGGATCATTGAATTTGAATTCAATAAAGAAGGCGCGCAAAAGTTTGGCGATCTGACCACCGAACTGGTAGGACAACCGCTGGGTATTTTTCTGGACAATAAATTGGTTTCGTCTCCACGCGTCAACAGTCCCATCACCGGAGGCTCGGGTCTGATCGAAGGGGGCTTTACCGCCGAAGACGCCAAGAAGCTCGCGATTCAGCTCAAGGCGGGTCAATTGCCTGTTCCTCTCGAAATGGTTGAAAACCGTACCGTGGGGCCCACCCTTGGGCAAGAAGCTGTTGAAAAGAGCTTCTTTGCGGGCATGGCCGGACTTTTCGTCGTGGTCATTTTTATGATTTGGTTTTACCGAATTCCGGGTGCCGTTGCTGATATTGCCTTGGTTTTCTACTCTCTTTTGAACTTGGCAATCTTTAAACTGATTCCTGTTACTTTGACGGTTCCAGGGATTGCGGGTTTTATTCTCAGTATTGGGATGGCGGTGGATGCCAATATTCTGATCTTTGAGCGTACGAAAGAAGAGTTGCGCATGGGGAAATCGATTTTCAATGCGGTTGAGTCGGGTTTCCAACGTGCTTTTTCTTCGATTTTTGACTCCAATACCACGACCTTGATCAGTTGTGCTGTTTTGTATTATTTCGGTACGGGTTTGATTCGTGGTTTTGCCGTTACCTTGGCGATTGGGGTGATTATCAGTATGTTTACTGCGATTACGGTTTCCCGCACCCTGATGCGGATTGTGGTTCGCTTCAAAAAAATGAGAAATCCGTTGCTTTATGGGGTTAAGCCCATGCGTAAGCAGCAGACTGGAGCCTGA
- a CDS encoding DNA-binding response regulator: MKSAKVLVIDDEPSITSSIKYGLEKEGYVVVTADNGTDGCELARTEKPDIVVLDVMLPGLDGYEVCRMIRSELPVPIIMLTAKGEEIDKVVGLEVGADEYVTKPFSLRELQARIKALLRLVARHKNTKMVEPDRIEVGELVIDLKRHEVFLDTKKINLTLKEFELLKLLALNANKVLSREYLIEQVWGYDFTGEGRTVDVHIHWLREKIEKDPENPVRIQTVRGVGYRFERRIGKHAD, translated from the coding sequence TTGAAAAGCGCAAAAGTTTTGGTGATAGATGATGAGCCTTCAATAACCAGCAGTATTAAGTACGGTCTGGAAAAAGAAGGTTATGTGGTTGTTACTGCAGACAATGGCACAGATGGCTGTGAATTGGCCCGTACTGAAAAACCAGATATCGTCGTATTGGATGTTATGCTCCCAGGCTTGGACGGATATGAGGTTTGCCGTATGATTCGTTCTGAATTGCCTGTGCCGATTATTATGCTGACTGCCAAAGGCGAGGAAATCGACAAAGTCGTAGGCTTGGAAGTCGGAGCTGACGAATATGTTACCAAACCCTTCAGCTTGCGCGAACTCCAAGCGCGGATCAAAGCTTTGCTGAGATTGGTTGCCCGTCATAAAAACACCAAAATGGTAGAACCCGATCGGATTGAAGTGGGAGAATTGGTGATTGATTTAAAACGCCATGAAGTCTTTTTAGATACCAAAAAAATCAATCTGACCCTGAAAGAATTTGAACTTTTGAAACTTTTGGCGCTGAATGCCAATAAAGTACTTTCCCGTGAATATCTGATTGAACAGGTTTGGGGTTATGATTTTACGGGAGAAGGTCGTACCGTGGACGTACATATCCATTGGTTGCGTGAAAAAATTGAAAAAGATCCGGAAAATCCGGTTCGTATTCAGACGGTGAGAGGCGTAGGCTATCGCTTTGAACGCCGTATCGGAAAACACGCAGACTAA
- a CDS encoding CPBP family intramembrane metalloprotease, with protein MSAPHPLSPITPETSYREDFQFLRGQVERKPFLIYIVAALLLTGQFYLASLRWLGSRIPEQIPQSLSWCGLIVLFYLILPAFLIKFVFREKLRDYGLAWNGLHKHGWPYLILLSVMVPVIVLASFNPHFKSYYPFFSYASASIGGFLLWELAYGMHFIAVEFFFRGFLLFGPAQRLGPYAILISAVPYCMVHFSKPAGEAIGAIFAGLALGYLSWKNRSIWGGALLHWGVAITMDLASSLQKLHG; from the coding sequence ATGTCAGCCCCTCACCCACTTTCACCGATTACCCCCGAAACTTCCTACCGTGAAGATTTTCAATTTTTGCGAGGGCAAGTGGAGCGCAAACCCTTTTTAATCTATATCGTTGCCGCATTGCTTTTAACAGGACAGTTTTATTTGGCCTCTTTGCGCTGGTTGGGCAGCCGCATTCCCGAACAAATTCCCCAGTCTCTGAGTTGGTGCGGTTTGATTGTGCTCTTTTATCTGATTCTGCCGGCCTTTTTGATCAAATTCGTTTTCCGCGAAAAACTGCGAGACTATGGTTTGGCTTGGAATGGCCTTCACAAACATGGCTGGCCTTATCTGATTCTTTTAAGTGTCATGGTTCCCGTGATTGTTCTGGCATCCTTCAATCCCCACTTTAAGTCGTACTACCCTTTCTTCTCCTATGCTTCGGCCAGTATTGGCGGTTTCCTGCTCTGGGAACTGGCCTATGGCATGCATTTTATCGCCGTTGAGTTCTTTTTTCGCGGCTTTTTGCTTTTTGGTCCGGCCCAACGCCTGGGCCCCTATGCCATTCTGATCAGTGCAGTACCCTATTGCATGGTACATTTTTCTAAACCGGCGGGCGAAGCCATCGGTGCCATTTTTGCAGGCTTGGCACTGGGCTATCTTTCCTGGAAAAACCGCTCGATTTGGGGGGGCGCGCTTCTGCATTGGGGCGTGGCCATCACGATGGATTTGGCCTCCAGTCTGCAGAAGCTTCACGGCTAA
- a CDS encoding DUF1957 domain-containing protein, with protein sequence MGYHAMVLHAHLPYVRHPEYDYFLEEHWLYEAITETYVPLLVMYENLVNEGIDFRLTMTMTPSLLAMLADPLLQQRYLVYIGRLVELAEKEVFRTQGDPHFEPLARYYEQRFKATLHLFQNTYKCNLVEGFKRFQDLGNLEIVTCTATHGFLPLFQMYPEAVQAQVQVAAQSYKSHFGRGPRGIWLAECGYYPGADRFVKQAGIDFFFTDTHGIVNATPRPRFGAYAPIFCPDSGTAVFCRDRESSEQVWSSEQGYPGDYYYREYYRDIGYDLDFDYIKDYVQPDGTRKNTGIKYYRVTGKTDKKQPYDVAMARQRADSHAGHFVGCRAEQITKLAHLFEGHRPLVLSPYDAELYGHWWFEGPEFLNRVIRKAYYNQNVYKMTTPYEYLLENPSQQIAQPSASSWGANGYNSFWLNPTNDKIYRHLHKATERMIEMAYRYQAPHPLQERALNQAARELLLAQSSDWPFIMKTGTMVEYAVKRVKTHLHRFNELYQAIHSEAINAAWLTKVEYLDNIFPEVDYRVYQLKSY encoded by the coding sequence CTGGGCTACCACGCCATGGTGCTGCACGCGCACCTTCCCTATGTGCGGCATCCTGAATACGATTATTTTCTTGAAGAACATTGGCTCTATGAAGCGATTACTGAAACCTATGTGCCGCTTTTGGTCATGTATGAGAACCTGGTCAATGAGGGCATTGATTTTCGTCTGACCATGACCATGACGCCCTCGTTGCTGGCGATGTTGGCAGATCCTCTGCTGCAGCAACGCTATCTGGTCTATATTGGGCGTTTGGTGGAACTTGCTGAAAAAGAAGTCTTCCGCACCCAGGGAGATCCGCATTTTGAGCCTTTGGCCCGTTATTATGAACAACGTTTCAAAGCCACTCTGCATCTCTTTCAAAACACCTATAAATGCAATCTGGTGGAAGGTTTTAAACGCTTTCAGGATTTAGGCAATCTTGAAATTGTGACCTGTACTGCCACGCATGGCTTTTTACCCTTGTTTCAAATGTATCCTGAGGCCGTTCAGGCCCAGGTGCAGGTAGCTGCTCAGAGTTATAAAAGCCATTTTGGCAGGGGGCCACGTGGGATTTGGCTGGCAGAATGTGGTTATTACCCAGGTGCTGATCGCTTTGTGAAACAGGCGGGTATTGATTTCTTTTTTACCGATACCCATGGGATTGTCAATGCCACGCCCCGCCCCCGGTTTGGTGCCTATGCTCCGATCTTCTGTCCTGACAGTGGTACTGCGGTTTTCTGCCGTGACCGTGAGTCTTCAGAGCAGGTCTGGAGCTCTGAACAGGGCTATCCAGGGGATTATTATTACCGTGAATACTACCGCGATATTGGTTATGACCTGGATTTTGACTATATCAAAGACTATGTGCAGCCCGACGGCACGCGTAAAAATACAGGCATCAAGTATTACCGCGTCACAGGCAAAACCGATAAAAAACAGCCTTATGACGTGGCCATGGCCCGTCAAAGAGCCGACTCTCATGCGGGGCACTTTGTCGGCTGCCGGGCTGAACAGATTACCAAACTGGCCCATCTCTTCGAAGGGCACCGTCCCTTGGTACTTTCACCCTATGATGCTGAACTCTATGGGCACTGGTGGTTTGAAGGCCCCGAATTTCTCAACCGCGTGATTCGCAAAGCCTATTACAACCAGAATGTCTATAAAATGACAACGCCCTATGAATATCTGCTCGAAAATCCCAGCCAGCAGATTGCTCAGCCTTCGGCCTCAAGTTGGGGAGCCAATGGCTATAACAGCTTCTGGCTGAATCCTACCAATGATAAAATCTACCGCCATTTGCACAAGGCCACTGAACGCATGATCGAGATGGCCTATCGTTATCAGGCGCCCCACCCTTTACAGGAGCGCGCTTTGAACCAGGCTGCACGTGAATTGTTGCTGGCCCAAAGCTCGGATTGGCCTTTTATTATGAAGACCGGCACGATGGTGGAATATGCGGTGAAGCGGGTGAAAACCCATTTACATCGCTTCAACGAACTCTATCAGGCCATTCATTCTGAAGCGATCAATGCGGCCTGGCTGACCAAGGTTGAATACCTCGATAATATCTTCCCTGAAGTCGATTACCGGGTTTACCAACTGAAGTCTTATTGA
- a CDS encoding cytochrome C: MLFFVKWVKISPPCKDEVKPVNKILKWTALVFSIPVIAIAAGAGWISLNTQGRLSKAYPIEPIAFSKQAQIDLALGERIVQVRNGCVDCHGADLAGKAVMDNPAMGRIYASNITPAALKDWSDGEIARAIHHGIGKQNQALVLMPSHDYQYLSESDLASVVAYLRSIKAVEKANQAQKLGPVASMLLATGKAPLLPAEVINHQAPFHKKPIEAANAEFGKYLAETACIGCHHADLKGGPIPGGPPDWPPAKDLTQTGLGSWKEVDFTKAMKEGLNPQGQKLQAPMPVALTAKYTETEIKALWAYLQTLTQ, from the coding sequence GTGCTTTTTTTTGTTAAATGGGTTAAAATATCTCCACCCTGCAAGGATGAGGTTAAACCTGTGAATAAAATTCTCAAATGGACTGCGCTTGTTTTTTCCATCCCCGTGATCGCCATTGCCGCAGGCGCTGGCTGGATTTCATTGAATACCCAAGGCCGTCTCAGCAAAGCTTATCCGATTGAGCCGATTGCCTTTTCAAAACAGGCCCAAATCGATTTGGCCTTGGGCGAACGGATTGTACAGGTTCGCAATGGCTGTGTAGATTGCCATGGGGCCGATTTAGCAGGAAAAGCGGTCATGGACAACCCTGCCATGGGACGAATTTATGCAAGTAATATTACCCCAGCAGCCCTGAAAGACTGGAGCGATGGAGAAATTGCCAGAGCGATTCATCATGGCATTGGCAAACAAAATCAAGCTCTGGTTTTAATGCCCTCCCATGATTATCAGTATCTAAGTGAATCTGATCTGGCCAGTGTTGTCGCCTATCTGCGCAGCATCAAAGCCGTCGAGAAAGCCAACCAGGCTCAGAAACTGGGCCCTGTCGCCTCTATGCTTTTGGCCACAGGCAAAGCGCCCCTGCTGCCCGCAGAGGTCATCAACCATCAGGCTCCCTTTCACAAGAAACCCATAGAAGCGGCCAATGCTGAATTTGGAAAATATCTGGCTGAAACAGCCTGTATTGGCTGTCACCACGCCGATTTGAAAGGGGGGCCGATTCCGGGAGGGCCTCCCGATTGGCCCCCAGCCAAAGATCTGACTCAGACGGGTCTGGGCAGTTGGAAAGAAGTTGACTTCACCAAAGCCATGAAAGAGGGTCTCAACCCACAGGGACAAAAACTTCAGGCCCCCATGCCTGTGGCACTGACAGCCAAATACACGGAAACCGAAATCAAAGCGCTTTGGGCCTATTTACAGACCCTTACTCAATAA
- a CDS encoding UDP-glucose 6-dehydrogenase — protein MKIAIIGSGYVGLVTGTCLAELGHEVLCIDNHLAKIQALQAGQVPIYEPGLEELLQANVAEGRLKFSSEIADGVHFADILFICVGTPSLPDGSVDLSVMERVIKEIAGNMQSYKLIVEKSTVPVRTAESMEALARKHLVQRSLEFDLASNPEFLAEGSALQDFMQPDRVVLGVNSERAASLLVQLYAPLNAPMLITDINSAELIKHASNAFLAMKISFTNALATICERTGADISKVTRGMGLDKRIGSQFLRAGIGFGGSCFPKDLSGFIHIVEEHGYDFSLLKAVQEINLRQRQHFIEKVKNALGNLNGKEIALMGLSFKPHTDDIREAPSLYIIEALLAQGAQIRAYDPVAMPHVKERLGAQIHYAADAYQACEGADAALFITEWPEFRYLNLPQLKTLMKQAIIIDGRNIFDPGKLQAQGFYYDSIGRAPVQAP, from the coding sequence ATGAAAATTGCAATCATTGGTTCAGGCTACGTGGGGCTGGTCACGGGCACCTGTCTGGCAGAGTTGGGCCATGAGGTACTCTGTATTGACAATCATCTCGCCAAAATTCAAGCCCTGCAGGCAGGTCAGGTGCCCATTTACGAACCGGGTTTGGAAGAGCTGCTGCAGGCCAATGTTGCCGAAGGGCGTTTAAAATTCAGTTCAGAAATTGCCGATGGTGTGCATTTTGCAGATATTCTCTTTATCTGCGTGGGCACTCCCTCTCTCCCCGATGGCAGTGTCGATCTTTCGGTCATGGAACGCGTGATCAAAGAAATCGCCGGCAATATGCAAAGCTATAAACTGATCGTCGAAAAAAGCACGGTTCCAGTCCGCACAGCAGAATCGATGGAAGCCTTGGCACGCAAACACCTTGTTCAGCGCTCGCTTGAATTTGATTTGGCTTCCAACCCTGAATTTCTGGCCGAAGGCAGTGCCCTTCAGGATTTTATGCAACCGGATCGGGTGGTGCTGGGTGTCAACAGCGAACGAGCCGCCTCCCTTCTGGTTCAACTCTACGCCCCCTTGAATGCCCCCATGTTGATCACGGATATTAACAGCGCAGAATTGATCAAACATGCCAGCAACGCCTTTCTGGCCATGAAGATTTCCTTTACCAACGCCTTGGCGACGATCTGCGAGCGCACAGGCGCGGATATCAGCAAGGTCACGCGCGGCATGGGTTTGGACAAACGGATTGGTTCACAGTTTTTGCGTGCAGGGATTGGTTTTGGCGGCAGCTGCTTCCCCAAAGACCTTTCTGGTTTTATTCATATCGTCGAAGAGCATGGTTACGATTTTTCACTGCTCAAAGCCGTTCAGGAGATCAACCTGCGGCAACGCCAGCATTTTATTGAAAAAGTCAAAAACGCCCTTGGCAATCTGAACGGCAAAGAAATTGCCCTGATGGGACTCTCGTTTAAACCCCATACCGATGATATTCGCGAAGCGCCTTCGCTGTATATTATAGAAGCCTTGCTGGCCCAAGGCGCGCAGATTCGAGCCTATGATCCAGTGGCCATGCCCCATGTCAAAGAGCGCTTAGGGGCTCAGATCCATTATGCAGCAGACGCCTATCAGGCCTGCGAAGGGGCCGATGCCGCCCTGTTTATCACCGAATGGCCTGAATTCCGCTATCTCAATCTGCCCCAGTTAAAAACCTTGATGAAACAGGCGATTATCATTGATGGCCGAAATATCTTTGATCCTGGCAAACTTCAGGCCCAAGGTTTTTATTACGACAGTATTGGGCGAGCCCCTGTTCAAGCCCCATGA
- a CDS encoding NAD-dependent dehydratase, which produces MAKVLVAGAAGLIGSTLCQRLLQAGHAVWGLDNLSTGSRENIARLSKHPAFTFIEHDICLPLQSAEDFSQIYHLASPASPVDFETLPLEIMQVNSQGTWNLLDLTRAKGAKLLYTSTSEVYGNPAVHPQTENYWGHVNPVGARSCYDESKRFGEALIVNYAHQHGVAYTIARVFNTYGPGMANDGRVVPEFLYQALKGEALVLHGGGQQTRSFCYVEDLARGLQGLMESPDTEAEIFNLGNPQEFTIETLATTICEIAGLPIRLKTVSSPRQDDPERRRPDISKIQSRIGWQPEVGLREGLELSLEDFRKRFT; this is translated from the coding sequence GTGGCAAAGGTATTGGTGGCAGGTGCCGCAGGCTTAATCGGTTCTACCCTCTGCCAGCGCTTGCTCCAGGCCGGCCACGCGGTTTGGGGGCTTGACAATCTGAGCACGGGTTCACGTGAAAATATCGCCAGGCTCTCGAAACACCCGGCCTTTACGTTTATTGAGCACGATATCTGCCTGCCGCTTCAATCTGCCGAAGATTTCTCGCAAATTTACCATTTGGCTTCCCCCGCCAGCCCTGTGGATTTCGAGACCCTTCCACTTGAAATCATGCAGGTCAATTCCCAGGGCACCTGGAACCTGCTCGATTTGACCCGCGCAAAAGGGGCAAAACTCCTCTATACCTCGACCTCTGAAGTCTATGGCAATCCTGCCGTTCACCCCCAGACTGAAAACTATTGGGGTCACGTCAATCCCGTAGGCGCACGCAGTTGCTATGATGAAAGCAAACGCTTCGGAGAAGCTTTGATTGTCAATTACGCACACCAACACGGCGTGGCCTATACCATTGCACGGGTCTTTAATACCTATGGCCCAGGCATGGCCAATGATGGGCGGGTCGTCCCCGAATTCCTGTACCAAGCCCTCAAAGGAGAGGCCCTGGTCTTGCATGGCGGAGGGCAACAGACACGGAGTTTTTGCTATGTCGAAGATCTGGCAAGGGGTTTGCAGGGCCTGATGGAATCCCCAGACACCGAAGCTGAAATTTTTAATCTGGGCAACCCCCAAGAGTTCACGATCGAAACCTTGGCCACCACGATCTGTGAGATTGCAGGCCTTCCGATTCGTTTAAAAACGGTTTCCTCTCCCCGCCAGGATGATCCCGAACGCCGCAGACCCGATATTAGCAAAATTCAAAGCCGAATTGGCTGGCAGCCTGAAGTGGGTCTACGTGAAGGCCTGGAATTAAGCCTTGAAGATTTTCGGAAAAGATTCACATGA
- a CDS encoding lactoylglutathione lyase: protein MKYLHTMLRVRDLEQALDFFVNKLGLQEIRRSDYEKGRFSLVFLGPAPDQPVIELTWNWDQTEPYSLGRFFGHVAFQVDDIYATCARLEAQGVTIHRPPRDGYMAFIKSPDGHSVELLQAGNPRPPAEPWLSMPNTGEW, encoded by the coding sequence ATGAAATATCTGCACACCATGCTCCGGGTCCGCGACCTGGAGCAGGCGCTTGATTTTTTCGTGAATAAGCTGGGGCTCCAGGAAATTCGCCGCAGCGACTATGAAAAAGGGCGCTTCAGTCTGGTCTTTTTAGGCCCCGCACCAGATCAGCCCGTGATCGAACTGACCTGGAACTGGGATCAGACAGAGCCCTATTCGCTTGGCCGGTTTTTCGGCCATGTGGCCTTTCAGGTAGACGATATCTATGCCACCTGTGCACGCTTAGAAGCGCAAGGGGTCACGATTCACCGCCCTCCCCGCGATGGGTATATGGCCTTTATTAAATCGCCAGACGGACATTCTGTCGAACTGCTCCAGGCCGGCAATCCCCGGCCTCCGGCAGAGCCTTGGCTTTCAATGCCCAATACCGGCGAGTGGTAA